A section of the candidate division WOR-3 bacterium genome encodes:
- the secY gene encoding preprotein translocase subunit SecY translates to MLQNVPNIFKIPDLRKKILITLALVVVYRLGTHIPIPGINGQALGLLLSQMRGTVFGLYDIFVGGALSRASIFALGIMPYISASIMFQLLGSVFPYIEKLNRDEEGRKKLNQYTRYATVLLAIIQATSISVYLESQPPTAVGPIVALSGFFFRLLTIVTMTAGTIFVMWLGEQITDKGIGNGISFIIFIGCLDSMPQDFGRTIQMMHAGEISWLALILIIIIIFGVYAGVVLVTQAMRKIPVQYPKRIVGRRMYGGQSTYIPLRINTAGVIPIIFAQSLIVFPSTIATFIKAPWLNTVQNYLAPGAWLYNLLFAGLIIFFTYFYTSVVFNPRDLADNMQRYGGFVPGIRPGEKTAQYLDRSLSLLTLPGAIFLAFMALLPYYLMHSLRVPFYFGGTTLLIIVGVALDTIQQIESHLLMRHYEGLLKGTKVKGRR, encoded by the coding sequence ATGCTTCAAAACGTTCCTAATATCTTTAAGATTCCTGATTTAAGGAAGAAAATTCTCATAACCTTAGCATTAGTTGTTGTTTATCGTTTAGGCACCCATATCCCAATTCCTGGAATTAATGGCCAAGCATTAGGTCTTTTATTATCTCAAATGCGGGGAACAGTATTCGGGCTTTATGATATATTTGTGGGTGGCGCATTATCCCGAGCATCTATATTTGCCCTCGGAATTATGCCGTATATCTCAGCCTCAATTATGTTTCAATTATTGGGTTCGGTTTTTCCTTACATTGAGAAGTTAAATCGAGATGAAGAAGGAAGAAAAAAACTCAACCAGTACACCCGCTATGCCACTGTTCTTTTAGCAATTATCCAAGCCACCAGTATTTCGGTCTATTTAGAATCGCAACCACCGACTGCGGTCGGACCGATCGTTGCGCTGAGTGGTTTCTTCTTCCGATTGTTGACGATTGTGACAATGACTGCGGGTACTATCTTTGTAATGTGGCTGGGTGAACAGATTACAGACAAGGGAATTGGTAACGGAATATCTTTTATTATCTTTATCGGTTGCCTTGACAGTATGCCGCAGGATTTTGGTCGTACAATCCAAATGATGCATGCTGGCGAAATTTCCTGGTTAGCATTGATATTAATCATTATTATCATTTTCGGCGTCTATGCCGGTGTTGTCTTGGTCACTCAGGCGATGCGTAAGATTCCAGTCCAATATCCCAAAAGGATTGTCGGTAGAAGGATGTATGGTGGTCAGTCAACCTATATTCCTTTACGCATCAATACTGCAGGTGTAATTCCTATCATTTTTGCGCAAAGTCTCATTGTCTTTCCCTCAACAATTGCGACATTTATTAAAGCGCCGTGGTTAAATACAGTTCAAAATTATCTTGCCCCAGGTGCTTGGCTATATAATCTGCTCTTTGCCGGTTTGATTATTTTCTTTACTTATTTTTATACTTCGGTGGTCTTTAACCCGAGAGATTTAGCAGATAATATGCAAAGATATGGTGGCTTTGTTCCGGGAATTCGGCCAGGCGAAAAAACTGCCCAATATCTTGACCGCAGTCTTTCGCTTTTAACATTACCTGGAGCCATCTTTTTGGCATTTATGGCACTTTTACCGTATTATCTAATGCATTCTTTACGAGTGCCATTCTATTTTGGCGGTACAACACTTTTAATTATTGTTGGCGTTGCCTTAGATACAATTCAACAAATTGAATCTCATTTGTTAATGCGCCACTACGAAGGTCTCTTAAAAGGCACCAAAGTCAAAGGTCGCCGATAA
- a CDS encoding zf-HC2 domain-containing protein has product MLCEKVQAKLIDYLNQELSLKETQKITEHLKQCARCSMELQTLKSIIALVREVRMVKRYPYPAEDFLIQVRRKIKNLQPKPKAFSRLIPVFASVVILLVVIITTYILNIKKSVTVSEDQLFTEFTQTNLSATHLYEFLDPKAQELINDRLIAEVISDEVKSIDWELIYNAEPTDLFSQLTDDEKEKVINELFKKYFN; this is encoded by the coding sequence ATGCTGTGTGAGAAGGTTCAAGCAAAACTGATTGACTATCTTAATCAGGAATTATCTCTTAAAGAAACTCAGAAAATTACTGAACATCTTAAACAATGTGCCCGATGCTCAATGGAATTACAAACACTAAAATCAATTATCGCACTTGTGCGAGAAGTCCGGATGGTTAAGCGCTATCCTTATCCAGCAGAAGACTTCTTAATCCAAGTCCGTCGCAAGATAAAAAACCTGCAACCGAAACCGAAAGCATTCTCACGCTTAATACCGGTATTTGCCTCAGTAGTGATACTTTTAGTTGTTATCATCACAACCTATATTCTGAACATTAAAAAATCAGTAACCGTATCTGAAGACCAATTATTTACTGAGTTCACACAAACCAATCTCAGTGCTACTCATCTTTATGAATTTTTAGATCCTAAAGCCCAAGAACTGATAAACGACCGGTTGATTGCTGAAGTTATAAGTGACGAGGTAAAATCTATTGACTGGGAACTGATTTATAATGCTGAGCCAACTGATTTATTTTCGCAACTTACAGATGACGAAAAGGAAAAGGTCATCAATGAACTTTTTAAAAAATATTTTAATTAA